The genomic interval ATGACACCCGATGGCCGGCCGCCTCGGCGCCGCTCGCGACGATGGCGTCGACCCCGGCCTCGTCCAGAGCCACGGCTTCGGCGACGGTCGTGGCGGTGCCGACGACCAGGATGCCCCGGTCGTGAGCCTCGGCGATCACGGCGGCCGGAGGCACGCCGAATACGACGCTCAGCACAGCCGGTGCGGCGGTCATGACGGCGCTCAGCTGCTCGTCGATTGCCGGCAGGAACGCATCGGGCGGCTCCGGCGCCGAGACACCCGCCGCCGTGTACAGCGGGGCGAGCGCATCGAAGTACGGCGCGAGGTCGACGTCTGCCGGCACCACCTCGTCGCCCGTCGGAAGCCAGAGGTTCACCGCGAATGGTCTCGGCGTGCGGGCGCGAAGGGCCGTGATCGTCTTGTGGATGCGCTCTCCGCTGTAGCCGTAGAGACCGTATGACCCGAGTCCGCCGGCCTCGCTGACGAGGGCGGTGAGCTCGAGCGACGAGGCTCCGCCGAATGGTCCGAGCACGATCGGCTCGGAGATGCCCAGCAGGTGCTCGAGTCGTCCGGTCATGGAATTCCCTCCGTCGACAGGATGCCTCGACGCTACTCGCCGAAGGTCGCGTCCGCTCGGCCCGCGGACCGCCCAGCCCGCGGTGCCGTCAGTCCGCTGACACTCCCAGCGCGTCCTTGCCCGCGGCGAGCAGCGTCGCTTCCGGCGTCAGCGGGTGGAAGGCCGCTGCCCGGATGTCGCGATAGCAGCGCTCGATGATCGACCCCTTGAAGAACGCGCCGCCGCCGGCGACCTGCATCGCGAGATCGCACACCTCGACCCCGGCACGCGCAACCTCGGCCTTGGCTGCCATGACGGCCAGGAAGCCCTCGTACGACGGTGTCGGATCATCTCCGAGGATTGTCAGCGCACCGTCCAG from Microbacterium pumilum carries:
- a CDS encoding NAD(P)H-dependent flavin oxidoreductase yields the protein MTGRLEHLLGISEPIVLGPFGGASSLELTALVSEAGGLGSYGLYGYSGERIHKTITALRARTPRPFAVNLWLPTGDEVVPADVDLAPYFDALAPLYTAAGVSAPEPPDAFLPAIDEQLSAVMTAAPAVLSVVFGVPPAAVIAEAHDRGILVVGTATTVAEAVALDEAGVDAIVASGAEAAGHRVSFLDAAERSLVGAFSLVPQVVDAVRAPVIAAGGIADRRGVAAALALGASGVQVGTAFLRTRQSVVPDAHRHAIAAAVDTGTVLTRAMSGRMARGIPNRAMRTIEASGLIAPFPAQNWLTGMFRAEAARRDDGELLSLWAGQSAALATHDDAHEVYRELQLGLPH